From a single Microbacterium murale genomic region:
- a CDS encoding sensor histidine kinase, whose amino-acid sequence MRGRTTLGATVVVAVALIVGAFSFYGVLSASIHGSTERAAEQRLEELAGRLDGAGGDVIDAIDDEIVQLIEPDGSVRVASEDAREALGSNALPVSDDAQTLIVDEEQMLVVSEDLDGDQSLVLAVSMEDDADTLATVSTLLAVAVPLLLLLVAVTTWLVVGRALRPVERIREHVDGITAERLHQRVPVPDTADEIAALATTMNGMLDRLDAAATAQRRFVSDASHELRSPLATIRQHAELAQAHPDVTSIGELAEVVSEEGLRLQGIVESLLLLARLDEGASTHDEAMDLDDIALGEVRRLRAAGLEVDGSGIHAAQVHGDPRLLGQLVRNLSDNAARHSRGRVAISVTPSDRYVFVTVEDDGAGVPAEERERIFERFVRLDEARSRDAGGSGLGLAIARGIAASAHGTLVVDDSRWGGARFVLALPLGA is encoded by the coding sequence GTGCGCGGCAGGACGACGCTCGGGGCGACGGTCGTCGTCGCGGTCGCGTTGATCGTCGGCGCCTTCTCGTTCTACGGCGTTCTCAGCGCCAGCATCCATGGCAGCACGGAGCGCGCGGCGGAGCAGCGCCTCGAAGAACTCGCCGGACGTCTCGACGGCGCCGGCGGAGACGTGATCGACGCGATCGATGACGAGATCGTGCAGCTCATCGAACCGGACGGGTCCGTCCGCGTCGCCAGCGAGGATGCCCGCGAAGCGCTGGGATCGAACGCGCTCCCCGTCTCCGACGACGCGCAGACGCTCATCGTCGACGAGGAGCAGATGCTTGTGGTCTCGGAAGACCTCGACGGCGACCAGAGTCTCGTGCTCGCCGTCTCGATGGAGGACGACGCGGACACCCTGGCGACGGTCTCGACCCTGCTGGCCGTCGCTGTTCCGCTGCTCCTGCTCCTCGTCGCGGTGACCACCTGGCTCGTCGTCGGCCGCGCGCTCCGCCCGGTCGAGCGCATCCGCGAGCACGTCGACGGCATCACCGCCGAGCGCCTCCACCAGCGCGTGCCGGTGCCGGACACGGCGGATGAGATCGCCGCGCTCGCGACCACCATGAACGGCATGCTCGATCGGCTCGATGCCGCCGCGACCGCACAGCGGCGATTCGTGTCGGACGCGTCGCACGAGCTGCGCTCTCCGCTCGCGACCATCCGCCAGCATGCGGAGCTCGCTCAGGCCCATCCCGACGTGACGAGCATCGGCGAGCTCGCGGAGGTCGTCTCGGAGGAGGGGTTGCGTCTGCAGGGCATCGTAGAGTCGCTGCTGCTGCTCGCCCGGCTCGACGAGGGCGCGAGTACGCACGACGAGGCGATGGACCTCGACGACATCGCACTCGGCGAGGTGCGGCGGTTGCGCGCGGCGGGGCTCGAGGTCGACGGCTCCGGCATCCACGCCGCGCAGGTGCACGGCGACCCGCGCCTGCTGGGTCAGCTGGTGCGCAATCTCTCCGACAATGCCGCCCGCCACAGCCGTGGCCGAGTCGCGATCAGCGTGACGCCATCGGATCGGTACGTGTTCGTCACGGTCGAGGACGACGGCGCCGGCGTGCCGGCTGAGGAGCGGGAGCGGATCTTCGAACGCTTCGTCCGGCTCGACGAGGCGCGCAGCCGCGACGCCGGGGGCAGCGGACTCGGCCTCGCGATTGCACGGGGCATCGCAGCGTCAGCTCACGGCACTCTCGTCGTGGACGACTCGCGCTGGGGCGGCGCACGCTTCGTGCTCGCACTGCCACTCGGCGCCTGA